A section of the Humulus lupulus chromosome 2, drHumLupu1.1, whole genome shotgun sequence genome encodes:
- the LOC133814957 gene encoding uncharacterized protein LOC133814957 — MIQTLEDMLRGCVLDFPGSWNAKMPLMDFAYNNSYHDSIKMALYKALYWRKCRSPIHWHEVGERSFLGYNEIDQVTEDIEKIRERLQTSVDQQRKYVDLTRRPLLFEARDKSIPEGSTFDKSLAVWKEREIKSEVRRTFQNTGENRRSRLPISCPPALARVHDIFHVFMLRKYVEDPCHVLSYKKLDVVKKLCYEEKLIIILDRKDKVLRNKTILLLNISWSNHKVEEVAREPEEQMKELYLQLF, encoded by the coding sequence ATGATCCAGAcattagaagatatgctaagaggCTGTGTGCTCGACTTTCCAGGATCGTGGAATGCAAAGATGCCATTGATGGATTTTgcttataataacagttatcacgACTCCATTAAGATGGCACTATACAAAGCCCTATACTGGAGAAAGTGTCGATCCCCAATTCATTGGCATGAAGTGGGTGAAAGATCATTCTTAGGATATAATGAGATTGATCAGGTTACAGAGGACATCGAGAAGATACGAGAAAGATTACAGACCTCTGTTGATCAACAAAGAAAATATGTAGATTTGACCAGGAGACCTTTATTGTTTGAGGCCAGAGATAAAAGTATTCCTGAAGGTAGCACCTTTGATAAGAGCCTTGcagtttggaaagaaagggaaattAAGTCCGAGGTTCGTAGGACCTTTCAAAATACTGGAGAGAATCGAAGAAGTCGCCTACCAATTAGCTGTCCACCTGCTTTGGCTCGGGTGCATGACATATTCCACGTATTTATGTTAAGGAAATACGTGGAAGACCCTTGTCATGTACTCAGTTACAAGAAACTGGATGTAGTTAAAAAATTGTGCTACGAAGAAAAGCTGATTATAAttttggatcgaaaagataaggtGTTACGTAATAAGACCATACTCTTACTCAACATATCGTGGAGTAACCACAAAGTAGAAGAAGTAGCTAGGGAACCTGAGGAGCAGATGAAAGAGTTATACTTGCAATTGTTTTAA